The sequence CGGCGCGCGCCTCATCACCGGGGATTTCCCGACCTTCGGGCTGCGCTATGACGACGCCCTCATCTGCGCGGTGCGCCGGATCATCGAGGAGAAGCGCATCGACACCCTTTATCTGCCCTGGACGGGCGACGCCCACCAGGACCACCGCGCTTTAGCGCGCGCCGCCATCACGGCCGGGCGCCACTGCCCGCGGCTGCTCATGTACCGCATCAACTACTACGACACCGAGGAGACCTTCGAGCCCCGCCACTACGTGGACATCTCGGCGACGATGGCGGCCAAGTCGCGCGCTTTGCGCGCGCACGCCTCGGAGCATCGCCGC is a genomic window of Elusimicrobiota bacterium containing:
- a CDS encoding PIG-L family deacetylase is translated as MSFNVLAVSAHFDDAEIGCGGTLARHVRAGDRTYLYVATRSDYADLDQRPIRSARTALREGTRAARAIGARLITGDFPTFGLRYDDALICAVRRIIEEKRIDTLYLPWTGDAHQDHRALARAAITAGRHCPRLLMYRINYYDTEETFEPRHYVDISATMAAKSRALRAHASEHRRTGGRWLEFITKEDRTTGIKLGVRYAEAFHVVRYLIP